One Rosa chinensis cultivar Old Blush chromosome 5, RchiOBHm-V2, whole genome shotgun sequence genomic region harbors:
- the LOC112166508 gene encoding serine/threonine-protein kinase BSK5 isoform X1, which translates to MGARCSKLSLCFWPSNIKSNLNDSSDKENGKKNEKDSLPGFVEFSLDQLKAATSGFSSENVVSEHGEKAPNVVYKGTLEDGRGIAVKRFNRSAWPDSRQFLEEARAVGQLRNERLANLIGCCCEGDDRLLVAEFMPNETLSKHLFHWETQPMKWAMRLRVALYLAQALEYCSSSGQALYHDLNAYRVLFDQDGNPRLSCFGLMKNSKDGKSYSTNLAFTPPEYLRTGRVIPESLVYSFGTLLLDLLSGKHIPPSHALDLIRGKNFLMLMDSCLEGHFSNDDGTELVRLASRCLQYEPRERPNAKSLVTALIPLQKETEQVPSYVLLGIPHGDVPANQTSLSPLGDACSRLDLTAIHEILEKVAYKDDEGVANDLSFQMWTNQIQETLNSKKHGDAAFRAKDFATAIDSYTEFIDGGTMISPTVFARRCLCYLMNDMAQEALGDAMQALVINPEWPTAFYLQAAALKSLGMDNDAQETLKDGASLEEKKDKN; encoded by the exons AGAATGGGAAGAAGAACGAGAAGGACTCGCTTCCTGGGTTCGTCGAGTTCAGCTTGGACCAGTTAAAAGCCGCCACGTCGGGGTTCTCGTCGGAGAACGTGGTCTCCGAGCACGGAGAGAAAGCTCCCAATGTCGTCTACAAGGGGACTCTTGAAGACGGCCGTGGGATCGCCGTTAAGCGGTTCAACCGATCGGCTTGGCCCGATTCGCGCCAATTTCTT GAGGAGGCTAGAGCTGTGGGGCAGCTGAGGAACGAGCGTCTGGCGAATTTGATTGGGTGTTGCTGTGAGGGTGATGACAGATTGCTTGTGGCTGAATTCATGCCTAATGAAACTCTCTCTAAGCATCTATTCCACT GGGAGACTCAGCCGATGAAATGGGCAATGAGGTTGCGAGTGGCTTTGTATCTTGCGCAAGCTTTGGAGTATTGCAGTAGTAGTGGGCAGGCATTGTACCATGATCTTAATGCTTATAGGGTTCTGTTTGATCAG GATGGAAATCCCAGGCTCTCCTGCTTTGGTCTGATGAAGAATAGCAAAGATGGAAAGAGTTATAGTACCAACCTGGCTTTCACCCCTCCAGAATACTTGAGGACAG GAAGAGTGATCCCAGAAAGTTTGGTTTACAGCTTTGGGACCCTATTGCTTGATCTGCTCAGTGGCAAACATATCCCCCCAAGCCAT GCACTTGACCTGATACGCGGCAAAAACTTTTTAATGCTGATGGACTCATGCTTGGAAGGTCATTTCTCAAATGATGATGGAACTGAGCTGGTACGGTTAGCATCACGGTGTTTGCAGTATGAACCTCGTGAGAGGCCAAATGCCAAGTCTCTTGTGACTGCCCTTATTCCTCTTCAAAAGGAAACAGAG CAGGTTCCATCCTATGTTTTGCTTGGTATTCCGCATGGAGATGTGCCTGCAAATCAGACATCATTGTCACCTCTTGGTGACGCTTGCTCAAGATTAGATCTTACTGCCATACATGAAATCTTGGAGAAGGTTGCTTACAAGGATGACGAGGGGGTTGCAAATGAT CTTTCTTTCCAAATGTGGACAAATCAAATACAAGAGACATTGAATTCCAAGAAACATGGGGATGCTGCATTTCGAGCGAAAGATTTTGCTACTGCCATAGATTCTTACACAGAA TTCATTGATGGCGGGACCATGATATCTCCAACTGTGTTTGCTAGACGTTGTTTGTGCTATTTGATGAATGATATGGCACAAGAAGCTCTTGGAGATGCCATGCAAGCCCTAGTAATAAACCCTGAATGGCCGACTGCTTTCTACCTTCAAGCGGCTGCCTTAAAGAGCCTAGGCATGGACAACGATGCGCAGGAAACTCTAAAAGATGGCGCAtccttggaagaaaaaaaagataaaaactgA
- the LOC112166508 gene encoding serine/threonine-protein kinase BSK5 isoform X2: MGARCSKLSLCFWPSNIKSNLNDSSDKENGKKNEKDSLPGFVEFSLDQLKAATSGFSSENVVSEHGEKAPNVVYKGTLEDGRGIAVKRFNRSAWPDSRQFLEEARAVGQLRNERLANLIGCCCEGDDRLLVAEFMPNETLSKHLFHWETQPMKWAMRLRVALYLAQALEYCSSSGQALYHDLNAYRVLFDQDGNPRLSCFGLMKNSKDGKSYSTNLAFTPPEYLRTGRVIPESLVYSFGTLLLDLLSGKHIPPSHALDLIRGKNFLMLMDSCLEGHFSNDDGTELVRLASRCLQYEPRERPNAKSLVTALIPLQKETEVPSYVLLGIPHGDVPANQTSLSPLGDACSRLDLTAIHEILEKVAYKDDEGVANDLSFQMWTNQIQETLNSKKHGDAAFRAKDFATAIDSYTEFIDGGTMISPTVFARRCLCYLMNDMAQEALGDAMQALVINPEWPTAFYLQAAALKSLGMDNDAQETLKDGASLEEKKDKN; the protein is encoded by the exons AGAATGGGAAGAAGAACGAGAAGGACTCGCTTCCTGGGTTCGTCGAGTTCAGCTTGGACCAGTTAAAAGCCGCCACGTCGGGGTTCTCGTCGGAGAACGTGGTCTCCGAGCACGGAGAGAAAGCTCCCAATGTCGTCTACAAGGGGACTCTTGAAGACGGCCGTGGGATCGCCGTTAAGCGGTTCAACCGATCGGCTTGGCCCGATTCGCGCCAATTTCTT GAGGAGGCTAGAGCTGTGGGGCAGCTGAGGAACGAGCGTCTGGCGAATTTGATTGGGTGTTGCTGTGAGGGTGATGACAGATTGCTTGTGGCTGAATTCATGCCTAATGAAACTCTCTCTAAGCATCTATTCCACT GGGAGACTCAGCCGATGAAATGGGCAATGAGGTTGCGAGTGGCTTTGTATCTTGCGCAAGCTTTGGAGTATTGCAGTAGTAGTGGGCAGGCATTGTACCATGATCTTAATGCTTATAGGGTTCTGTTTGATCAG GATGGAAATCCCAGGCTCTCCTGCTTTGGTCTGATGAAGAATAGCAAAGATGGAAAGAGTTATAGTACCAACCTGGCTTTCACCCCTCCAGAATACTTGAGGACAG GAAGAGTGATCCCAGAAAGTTTGGTTTACAGCTTTGGGACCCTATTGCTTGATCTGCTCAGTGGCAAACATATCCCCCCAAGCCAT GCACTTGACCTGATACGCGGCAAAAACTTTTTAATGCTGATGGACTCATGCTTGGAAGGTCATTTCTCAAATGATGATGGAACTGAGCTGGTACGGTTAGCATCACGGTGTTTGCAGTATGAACCTCGTGAGAGGCCAAATGCCAAGTCTCTTGTGACTGCCCTTATTCCTCTTCAAAAGGAAACAGAG GTTCCATCCTATGTTTTGCTTGGTATTCCGCATGGAGATGTGCCTGCAAATCAGACATCATTGTCACCTCTTGGTGACGCTTGCTCAAGATTAGATCTTACTGCCATACATGAAATCTTGGAGAAGGTTGCTTACAAGGATGACGAGGGGGTTGCAAATGAT CTTTCTTTCCAAATGTGGACAAATCAAATACAAGAGACATTGAATTCCAAGAAACATGGGGATGCTGCATTTCGAGCGAAAGATTTTGCTACTGCCATAGATTCTTACACAGAA TTCATTGATGGCGGGACCATGATATCTCCAACTGTGTTTGCTAGACGTTGTTTGTGCTATTTGATGAATGATATGGCACAAGAAGCTCTTGGAGATGCCATGCAAGCCCTAGTAATAAACCCTGAATGGCCGACTGCTTTCTACCTTCAAGCGGCTGCCTTAAAGAGCCTAGGCATGGACAACGATGCGCAGGAAACTCTAAAAGATGGCGCAtccttggaagaaaaaaaagataaaaactgA